In the genome of Chelonia mydas isolate rCheMyd1 chromosome 26, rCheMyd1.pri.v2, whole genome shotgun sequence, one region contains:
- the LOC122463898 gene encoding endogenous retrovirus group 3 member 1 Env polyprotein-like, translating to MCLSICYLSFLVVRGVETIESHSSNTFIRLAHEMKSCLPALQNTSCWVCSLIPADSQKGLPMVPIPFSAINMTWTPSWKDSTGNLNITWADTGISESRYLIAWKRVGKWCLLREGKIATSCTSAWYRFAGNKCSLHGEKRFLYKDHKLIDYYVINCMLGYNLPTHTMCLCSSNASAAKFSLLPSWTGWYERINNTWSKVTPTLFGVYWVCGNKAYLALPPSWSGSCYLAWLEPPVVYRTRLPKGRIRNVRGAEEDVNDSHPLTWRALNDWTGACAGFVFACGGATRCIGEGVMRLQGVLEMMANTTAQALVDLATKQKKKN from the exons atgtgtttaagTATTTGTTatctttcttttctggtggtaCGGGGAGTTGAGACTATAGAATCACACAGTTCTAACACATTTATACGTCTTGCCCATGAAATGAAATCTTGTCTTCCCGCCCTACAAAACACTTCATGCTGGGTGTGCTCATTAATACCAGCAGATAGCCAAAAAGGTCTTCCCATGGTTCCTATTCCCTTTAGTGCAATAAATATGACCTGGACCCCATCCTGGAAGGATTCTACAGGCAATTTAAATATTACCTGGGCTGATACCGGCATCTCTGAAAGCAGGTATCTAATAGCTTGGAAACGAGTTGGTAAATGGTGCCTCTTAAGAGAAGGGAAAATA GCAACCTCTTGCACCTCCGCGTGGTATAGATTCGCAGGTAACAAGTGCAGTCTGCATGGGGAAAAACGTTTTTTGTATAAAGATCATAAGTTGATTGACTATTACGTTATAAATTGCATGCTTGGGTATAACCTGCCAACTCATACTATGTGTCTATGTTCCTCTAACGCCTCCGCGGCtaaattctccctcctcccatcttGGACCGGATGGTACGAACGTATTAATAATACCTGGTCCAAAGTCACTCCTACCCTTTTTGGAGTATACTGGGTGTGTGGTAACAAAGCATACCtagccctccctccttcctggagTGGATCCTGCTACTTGGCTTGGTTAGAACCACCTGTAGTATATCGCACACGTCTCCCTAAAGGAAGAATCAGGAATGTAAGGGGGGCTGAGGAAGACGTAAATGACTCTCACCCCCTTACTTGGCGTGCCCTAAATGACTGGACGGGTGCTTGTGCAGGATTTGTCTTCGCCTGTGGAGGTGCCACCAGGTGTATTGGGGAAGGAGTCATGAGACTTCAGGGCGTGTTGGAGATGATGGCGAATACCACTGCCCAGGCCTTAGTAGATTtggcaaccaaacaaaaaaaaaaaaactaa
- the LOC102931635 gene encoding caspase-7 has translation MSVQKRKNRAVIIVNYEFHSRAESLSPRKGAKREADKLFKALSKLNYAVKLHYDQTAKEIEEIYQQESREEHGDCFVSILSSHGEEGAIYDCRGELVKLTRIFQMLSPQRCPVLAGKPKIFFIQACRGNDMDPGVWVETDSARPPADSFSHYLSIPDSTAVMFACSPGYSAFLNPLGSMFLQTLLEFLEGDERHLELARLMTRISWKVAFHCEAKGKYKGDKEMPCFVTNMVREVYPFSTQTTETGSL, from the exons ATGTCCGTGCAGAAGAGGAAGAACAGGGCTGTCATCATTGTCAATTATGAGTTCCACAGCAGGGCTGAGTCGCTGTCACCCAGGAAAGGGGCCAAGAGAGAAGCAGACAAGCTGTTTAAAGCATTATCCAAACTCAACTATGCAGTGAAGTTGCACTATGACCAGACAGCCAAGGAAATAGAGGAGATCTACCAGCAAG AGAGCCGGGAGGAGCATGGTGATTGCTTTGTCAGCATTCTGTCCAGCCACGGCGAGGAGGGGGCCATATACGACTGCAGGGGAGAGCTGGTCAAGCTGACAAGGATTTTCCAGATGTTATCACCACAAAGGTGTCCAGTGCTAGCTGGAAAGCCCAAGATCTTCTTCATACAG GCCTGCCGTGGGAATGACATGGATCCGGGTGTGTGGGTGGAGACGGACAGCGCCCGGCCCCCAGCAGACAGCTTCTCGCACTACCTCTCCATCCCAGACAGCACCGCTGTGATGTTCGCCTGCAGCCCAG GCTATAGCGCTTTCCTAAATCCACTGGGCTCTATGTTTCTCCAAACCTTGCTGGAGTTTCTGGAAGGAGATGAGAGGCATCTTGAACTTGCACGGCTAATGACCCGCATCAGCTGGAAAGTTGCGTTTCATTGCGAAGCCAAAGGGAAATACAAGGGGGACAAGGAAATGCCCTGCTTTGTCACCAACATGGTGCGAGAGGTTTATCCATTCTCCACCCAAACCACAGAGACCGGCAGCCTCTGA